The Arachis ipaensis cultivar K30076 chromosome B07, Araip1.1, whole genome shotgun sequence genomic interval ATTCAACAATAGATAtacgaagaaaaaaagaaaaagagaaagaaaagaaaaagtgagaaACAAACTCATGGATATTCTTGATTGTTTTAGTTAATATATCACCTCTAGAATACTACCAACAAATTATAATTCTACTGAtgtttttccttttctattgATATACGGAGATGATCAATAACGGGAGCATTCCCTGTTGTTGTCACTTAACATGTTCAGATTAACTTAGAAATAACAATGTAAACATACTTGTTACTGTCATCATACCTAGGGATGAAGAAACTCAACAATAAGGAAAATGTTGCGAACAATACTAGCAACATTTCAACAGAATACTATTAAACTGAAATGTAATACCAGAAGCAGCGGCACCACAAACTACACCCCAAACCAACGGAGGCCAAGTGACAGATTTTGTAAATTGAACTTGAATCTTCCATTTATTCTGCACAACATAAATAGAAAGGATAAGTACAAAAGCAGTTTCATAATGTTAACTACCAAGTACACCTAAATAAAGCAATAAATTTTCAGCGGCCAAAAACTTTCGAGTTAGAACTTTATAAACACATTCAAAACTTAAATTCGTTTTCAACATGTTCAACTACATTTTCAAGGATGTATGAATGGCAGCCTAATACACGAGGCTCCCATCAGACTGTGACCTCAAGATTACAAGACCACCGCACAGAGGCAATTACCTTATTGTTGCATCATAGTTCACCATCCACATGAGGATCCAGCCACAAAAGTAGAAAAAGTTTCAAATAGCTTTCAAGATTGTTAAAAATCATATATACCTTTGGGTAAAGAGTTTTTCACAGTCATCCAATAAAATTCATGCGTTTTAGATGACTTTTTAAGCAGTGTGTTTGGAAATAGTTACTTTTGATGGTGTGGCAATAGACAAATACAAAATTCGATATTATATAAAACTATTTTAAGTTGTAGgtgcatgaaaattaaattctTGGTGAAATATATGTGGTATTGTGGTCAGATTTGGAAGATTTTGTCAACAACAGCATCAAGAATCAGAAATTTTGTCTAGAACAACTATACTTGCCTTTCATTCATTCTTGAactccttgttctcaaatttcaGTAAGTGAATGAAATTGTGGTGCTAATCATCCtttattatttaaatcaaattgAGATAATTGTGTGCATCCATAATGAAAATTTAACCCAAATTTCCAACCATCACAACTCTACAAAGAAGACACAAATCGGTTAACTCACTGAATCTTGAGCAGCTCCTTTAATACCAAGAAGCTGATTGATGCTTGAACCATCTTTCAATGGCGCCTTATCCGGTGCCTGAAACCATGAAGCTACAAGCACAAaaagaaaacattaaaaaaaaaaaaacaaaattgaacATCATTTGATTCATAAAAAACTAAGCCTAAGCAAATTACCACATTTTACATAAGAACACTAAAAAGAGTACTTTGAAATTTGAAAACCCAATGTTTTGCTTTTTCAACAACCAAGAAAACCAGAAAGTGTGTGGTGAGTCAACCTACTGGTGAATGAGAAAGGAAGTGAAGGCACCCTTGTTCTTGTGCATGAGATTGTTGTTGTTCTTGGTGGAACTGAAACCATGTTGAGAGAAAGCGAAGCCATTTTTTTTAGGAAGATAGGAGCTTGTAACTCTGAAACTGAGGAAGAAGCTTGAAGGTTCGACACCCAGAACACTATAGATTCAAGTGGTGTGTTCTATGCTGtaagcaaggttctgaaaactggaccggtcatcaaaccgctctagtcactggttcactggtttactggtccaaccggtctaaccgtggttcaaccggaaaaaccgttccatgataaaataataaataaattataaataaacatcataaaatatctttcaaatttaaaaccCTACACAAACTATCAGTCTATCACCAACTAAATGTAAttaattaatcatcaaaatatgcAAAATTAACATCATTATACTTCCATTAAAAATAATGGGATTGAATTGCAGTGCACAAGTTAAAGATAGACAATATTGCCTTAAAGTAATTGAgtcaaaaagtaaaacaaaacagGCCCTTTTAATTCTTTTATGCTTGTAGGCTTCAATACAATCATTACCATACAGAGGAATTTTCTTGAAGGAATTTATGGCAACCAAAATAGGCCCTGCTTTTGTCTGAATTGTACAAGATATGATTAACAAGGTTAAATATTGTAGTTAATCAGACCAAAAAAGAACATTTCCCAGTTGTCTCACTGAGTCCAGCCAAATGGAACAAACATCATTGTGTACTAGCATAATTCTAGATCAGACTCAGTTCCAGAAGATGTTATTATCTTCACCAGCTCCCAATTCCCATTTGAAACTTGAAGCCAACACTGAACCTTTTGAAATAACGAACTTCAGAAGTAagggaaagaaatagaaaattcTAAACTATCCATGTCTTACTAATAATGAGAACAGAAAAGCTCAATCTCTTGAACTCAATAATTACATCAGTTATCCAACTAAATAATTGCATCACAGTTATCATAAACTGATTTCAAAGCCTAGAAGCAGAGTGAAATTAAAATcatgaagcatataataaatcaaaagatcaccaattgcaattttttaataagaacagaagttaagaacaatgaaaaatgaagaaagattaacatttttcaacccaattttaacaaagctcatcacaatgattaacaacaacaacaaaaaacactgaaggaacagtgaatcagtaacatgggcagtgcaaatttaaaatttaaaagttatcaatttaaaatctATCATCAAATACAATCAGTGAGCAAAGCCAATCAACCAAGCACTGACTGAGCATTCTGTTATGATTCTGTTACTGGAaagcaacaaattcaagttaCAGCAACATATTTAACAAATCTTAGTAAAGTCCCGATTTACAGCAACATTTAGATCAGCAACAAGGCAAAATTTATTGATTAGAAATTCAGCAACATGCAAAAATACAGGGAGAAGGGAAATTTGGAAAAGAGAGAACAGGGAAGCGATGGTTCAGGGACTCACCAACGGTTGAAGGCGAGTCGGCAACCACCCCACAGAAGGCGACGAAGCAAGAGACAACCCCACGAGTTGCTTCTGCCGCCGGCGACGAGACAGACGAACCACGAGATGCCAGTGACCGAGACGAGACTCGAGTGACACTGGGAGGCAGAATCGAGCAGAGACAACCACGGACAACGAGCAGTAACCAACGCGCACAGCTCGAGCACTCACTGGCGGAGGGAGGCGCGAGCAGCCGAGCACAGAGGAGAGAGGGGAGATGCGAGCACACGAAGCGGAGGATCCGGCGAGAGGCCCGAGACCACGAAGACGGTAGTTCTTGAGTGCGACGGACGGCGGCAGCAGTCTCTCACTCCGACAGACGGCGACAACGATTGGTGGAGGCTGCTTGCTTTCTTTGGTGGAGGCTAGGGCATTTGCTGAAGCAAGGAGTTGGAGAAGGAGGGATAAGTGGATAACGCGTGCAATCTTTTCCCTTTCAAGAaaggaaacgacgtcgtttttgtAAATCGGCCGGCTTCCGGTTCAATCCGATCAGCTGGTTACCGGCCGATTCAGCGGTTCTTGAACGATTTTAAATTTTACGATTTTACACATTAGATCGGACCGTTTTCTTTGTCGGTCTCCGGTTGAATCGGTTCGACCGATCAGTTCAGTCCAGTTTTCAAACATTGGCTGTAAGTGAtaaagtttttgtttttttttttctttatttatttattttaggtagacATTAAACAAAGTTTTAATGAAAGGGTAAGGTACTTTGAAGTCTACGAGATTTGTGATGTTCATGCTTACGTGGCATCATTTGATTGCTTTGTTTGCATTATTTTGATCAAATTATTTTGTTCGGTTCAATAATAGAAATCGTTGTTCCAAAAACTAGAAGTGAACCGCTGAATTGGCCAAGAACCGGCTAGTCGAACCAGACCAGAACTCCGTTGAATTTAtagtaaacgacgtcgtttcgtcTGTTTAACGGAAGAAAAAAAGAATTGTACGCGTTTCACTGTTAAATTTTGTGCTGAAAAGTGAAAACATTGTGGACCTTGTTAAAATTGGATTAAAAGCCTTGTTAATCTTTGTTAGAACAGGTTAATTTTTGTGCCGACCTTGTTAAAATTATGTTGAAAATTTTGTTAATCTTAGTTAAATcttgttaatttttgttaaagCTTTTAATTTTTGTGCAAACATAAATTGAGTTCTGTTAATAGAAgactatgaagcacggacacttcgttgagttgccgtgtccgcgtgtcggacacatttcacACACGACACccaccgacactcgtccgacacgcgtatCTGCTGTGTCTAACTGTGtcttgataaaaaataaaaaatttatctcCAGACATACCtagacacacctaaatatcatcacATGTCAGCGTGTcctgtcttattcttaacatatatttttaaaataaatttagatatagtatatattattatttattaaaataaaaaatattttaaatatttgatataattaaaataagatattaaaaataattaaaaattttaatttatattttaatatcaataaaatatcaaaatatcattacgatttatctaaaaaatactctatattttatatgtatgcataTCCCCGTGTCATGTacaattttaaaattcgcgtgtcgacGTGTCCCATGTCGTATCGTATCCCGTGTCCGTATCAGTGCACATCATAGATAGAAGAAGGTATTATTAAATGTTGTATTGCTTTTCATTTACTTCTTCAGGAATCCTGTAGAGTTTTACCACATGTTGCAATGTGGGTTCTACATCTCCAGACTACAGCATTATATCTACAACAAGATTGATCTTCTGTTTTATTGACTTGTTTaactttattttggttttggaGGCACTTTTTGATCCTTTTATATGTCTGTTTGTTCTATTATTGGATTTCCTTGTTTAACAGCATTGATTTGATTCATCATTTAAATTTGGATATTTTAAGagttatattagactataattatattttagtgtatttatttatattttatttattattctattataAAATCGTTATTCTATTTGAACTATGATTGAACCAGTAAATCAATAAATCAGTAGTTAGAGCCATACAGCAAGTGAGATTTGAACTTctgatatttatttaaatagacgAGTGAGTTGATTAATCGACCCAAATTAATTACCGTTTTATTTTAATAAGGTGAATGTGAATTATAGATTATCACCACACCTCGCCACTTTTTGGTTTATGGATTTTTCATCTTTTAATTGATTCAAGAAAAAGCCTTTTGAATAGTCGGGCTTCTGCTTTCCACCACCAAGACACACCTTTTACTCAGACCGAAGGCAAAACCAAATAaggttttttctttaaaaattatgAGCATATAAAAGTCCATACCATAATGGGCCAAGATGTACGAGTACTTGAAAAGGAAATTTTCGATGGcccaaaaaaagaaaattttggcaTATACCAACACATTATAATCAAGTTTAATTATTTCTTCagtttttatagttttattacagagacttaattataaaatctgATATGGCATagaaactcaattaaaaaaataaaaaaatataaagacttGATAGAACATTTGATAAAACTATAGCAAGTTAGGACTAACAGTAATTAAACCTTATAATTGAGGTAATGTTCGTTCTTAAAATTTTCGGCAATCATTAAAATAGTTATTGACTTTTGGAAATGATCAACTTGGACTAACTTAGAGAATTAGCGTGACATCCCCAACCATAAAGTAACATGGCAATccaatgaattttttttaatgtttttgtaTTGATATTTTTGGAGTCAATTTGGATATTTTCTtggaatataaatacaaaaatagaGAGAAAGAGTTAAAAAGGGGATCAACCAATTGTATGAACTTTCTCCGGTCCCCAAAACATGGGCGAGCCTGGAAACCAAAACAAAAGAGAAGTGTTAAAGAAGTAATTTCACATATGAAACGGAAGAATACAGATACATCCATCTATTAAGCTAAAGACAAATTTGCATGTTAACGGCAGGAATCAACCTAATTCACCATGTCAGTTCCTTTATGCTGAAGCATACTCTATTTTTTTTCAAGGCTTTTTTCACTTTTTGCCATATAGAAACTACATATATAGGGGTAAGCTATACGGCAATGGAAACAATACACTAAAAGGAGCTACATATGAGCAAAACTATGACAAATAATTTACTCAAAAGGGGAAAATTTCATTTTGGGAACCAAACAAGCTAAACATTCACCCATGAAATTAAGTTTTGCTCCGCTGGTCTTCTGCTACTATCTATTGCCCTACGCCCAGTGATCAACTCCAACAAAACCACGACAAAGCTGTATATATCAGATTTAAGTGTTAATTTGCCACTCATGGCATATTCTGGTGCACAGTAGCCATATGTTCCCATCACCCTTGTTGAAACATGGGTATTGTCTCCAACAGGTCCAAGTTTTGCAAGCCCAAAATCTGACAGTTTGGGATTGAATTCATTGTCTAATAAGATATTTGCAGACTTCAAGTCTTGATAAATAACTGGCGGATCAGCTCTACAATGAAGATACTCAAGACCTCGGGCAGCCCCAACAGCAATCTTCATCCGCGTACTCCAACTTAGTGGTTCTTTGTCTTGGGGAGGATCTGAAATAGAATAAGTTACAACAGAATcagttaattaattatataaccGAGAAACTAATGTTGGGATGTATTTAAAGAGGAGTAGAGGATTTCTGAATAAATAAACATAATGAGAACAAGTTTGTTCTTCCAATAAATTATACATTATACATCTAAGCTGTAAAAAAATTGCTCTTTAATTTTAACAAAGATCCACACAGACGAACATCGAAGAACAACTGCAGTTTACTTTTAGGTAATTCTAGTtcacaaaatcaaatttcaaaaccaTCCTTACTGAAAAACTAGAAGCTGTTTTGGTTGTCTACAGCACAATAGTGTAAACCTAACAGAAAATAGATAAACAGAATTTATGATTTTATCCACTTGAAGCCTATACTCATATGCCGCATACTTATTGACGAATCATGGATGGGTGTCACAGAAGAAAAATCAGAAAGCAAAGACTAAGACCATTTTTTCTCCACATTGGACGAAGTTTATGACACTCCTTACACAGTTGGACACAGGCCATAAACCAGTTTACAGTAGTCACTATGCAATCACAAGGAACACCGCAACGCATATCAAAGTAGACAAAATCTGTTCATTCTATATACACAAACTCCTTCTGTGGTTAATGGGAACAAAATATAAACAATACAAACGAAATATACAAAATTATGAAAATATACTTGCAAGAGCAACACAAGCAACAAAAGTTTTCCTGTAAGTAGCAGGTGTTGCAATGTGCTCTGTTGCATCAACTTCATTATAAATAATGGTCAATACCGAGATATGAAGAAACTAAAGATACCTATTCCAGTCACAAATTTACATTGACTGTTGACTAATGACTATAAAACCACAAAGTTGTCTGGAACAATCCAATCAGAGCTTCTACAGCATTGCAACAGTCAAGCACTTGCAAATTAAGTGTAAGTGCGAGAAACATAAACAATAAATAGTTACCAAAGAGATGATCTTCAAGGCAACCCATAGGCATATACTCATAAACTAAAAGCCTTTGATCTCCATCGGTGCAATAACCTATGAGCCTGACAAGGTTAGAATGGTGAAGAAGGCTTAACATAAGAACCTCCATCACAAATTCCTGAAAGCCCTGATGACCATCATGACTTAACTGCTTTATGGCAACAACCTACACAAGAGGACAATTCAAATTTGAAAAACATATCCAAATAACCACAATAAATTGATTATTCTGTTGTTAATTGCTAAATTGTTAGTCATGTCATGTGATCTGAAACtctgaattgaaaagaaaagaggtaGTTAGTTGCCTGGCCAGTAGAGAGGCGACCCTTGTAAACGCGTCCGAAACCGCCCTCACCGATCAAATTGACTTGGTTGAAACCCCGTGTTGCCGCCGCCAGCTCTCGGAATCCAAAGCTCGCCGCCGCCGTGCTGCTTTTCCCATTACTCGTACTCTTCCCCTTCCCCTCCGAATACGATTCCTTCTTCCTCCTTTCACTCTCTAACCACCCAAAACTAACTTAAATAATCTGACACTTGTTTTaagattttgataaaaaaaaaatctactcTGAATTTAAGtacattaaaataataataaataatcataATTACAAGGCAGAAGAATCGCAAGGCATACCAGTAGCAGCAGTGTATTTCCCTCCACCAGAGCCTGTAAAATCCACACAGAACCCTCGTAATTCAATAAAATAAAcgagcaaaaataaaataaaagagaaaaaagagaagaaggaggaaTGGACCTGAGGAAGCAGATCGAGAACCAGTGTCAATTTCGACTCTGCTGGCATCTTTGGCGCGAGAAACAAAGCACGAGAAGCAGCTCATGTCGCTTTTCTAACCCAATTTCACTTCAATTTAAAATATCCAAATCCCTATTCTGCGGTGTGGAAGGGGATCTTTGCATAATTCACTCTCTCAGTCTCTCTCACTCACTCACTTGAAATAAAGTTGCTCTTCTTTTTCGCCTAAATACTACAATGCAATGCGTATATTCAAACAAAAATGGCTATTGTTTCCAAAGCGGTTTCATTAGATTCGCGACACACTCCTCCGATGTTTTCCCTTTTAATTCGTTTGCGTGTGTGTTTTGTTTAGCAGAAATGAACTGACGCTAGTTATGGTAGCTACAATTAATTAAGCATCTATTATTTATTCACGATTTATAAAGAAGGTTTTTGCCTtttcttgctttttctctttggtatgtgtattttttttttttctgtttttgtcaTTTTA includes:
- the LOC107607467 gene encoding probable serine/threonine-protein kinase PBL21 isoform X2, which translates into the protein MSCFSCFVSRAKDASRVEIDTGSRSASSGSGGGKYTAATESERRKKESYSEGKGKSTSNGKSSTAAASFGFRELAAATRGFNQVNLIGEGGFGRVYKGRLSTGQVVAIKQLSHDGHQGFQEFVMEVLMLSLLHHSNLVRLIGYCTDGDQRLLVYEYMPMGCLEDHLFDPPQDKEPLSWSTRMKIAVGAARGLEYLHCRADPPVIYQDLKSANILLDNEFNPKLSDFGLAKLGPVGDNTHVSTRVMGTYGYCAPEYAMSGKLTLKSDIYSFVVVLLELITGRRAIDSSRRPAEQNLISWFLYGKK
- the LOC107607467 gene encoding probable serine/threonine-protein kinase PBL21 isoform X1 → MSCFSCFVSRAKDASRVEIDTGSRSASSGSGGGKYTAATESERRKKESYSEGKGKSTSNGKSSTAAASFGFRELAAATRGFNQVNLIGEGGFGRVYKGRLSTGQVVAIKQLSHDGHQGFQEFVMEVLMLSLLHHSNLVRLIGYCTDGDQRLLVYEYMPMGCLEDHLFDPPQDKEPLSWSTRMKIAVGAARGLEYLHCRADPPVIYQDLKSANILLDNEFNPKLSDFGLAKLGPVGDNTHVSTRVMGTYGYCAPEYAMSGKLTLKSDIYSFVVVLLELITGRRAIDSSRRPAEQNLISWARPCFGDRRKFIQLVDPLFNSFSLFLYLYSKKISKLTPKISIQKH